The following are encoded together in the Glycine soja cultivar W05 chromosome 5, ASM419377v2, whole genome shotgun sequence genome:
- the LOC114413141 gene encoding fasciclin-like arabinogalactan protein 21, whose protein sequence is MENSSFSRRFALLCAVSFAAILCSPKVTATIEGFEAPFAPSTPPPPPPDIHDHSFFSHTAILPPILSHLGFHELATAAPSLSDAATTGSVAWTGPSTIFAPSDASLRTCFSCSVPNLLREHIVPGLFTIDYLRKLAFGTKIETLSPGRCITVTSDTLHRNTNNTAAKVFVGGVEITQPDLFNNGMVVVHGLQGYVSPLSPFSCDVERMNSLSFPFHPDHRSGHAQHHLHHSNSATVQPAAMMRLMLRDAMLRLRNNGFGILALAMKVKYAELVTLNNMTVFAVDDLSIFSGSHAYIGNVRFHIVPNHYLSIADLEKLPVGTALPTLERGQSLLITTSGRGETLAPMRINYVRVKVADVIRNVKIVVHSVYLPFPHINPVAAAYDSILGGGEGASEGAGNIADSADQTTQGTCSVVDGRGSCVLPTMPDQVQVKPMVEIEDHHGL, encoded by the exons ATGGAAAACTCATCTTTCTCTCGACGATTCGCGCTCCTCTGCGCCGTCTCCTTCGCCGCCATACTCTGCAGCCCCAAGGTCACCGCCACCATCGAAGGATTCGAAGCTCCCTTCGCTCCCTCAACTCCTCCACCGCCTCCGCCCGATATCCACGATCACTCGTTCTTCTCCCACACCGCTATCCTTCCTCCGATCTTGTCTCACCTCGGCTTCCACGAGCTCGCGACGGCCGCGCCGTCTCTCTCCGACGCCGCTACCACTGGTTCCGTTGCCTGGACCGGTCCTTCCACTATCTTCGCTCCCTCCGACGCCTCTCTCCGCACATGCTTCTCGTGCTCCGTTCCAAACCTCCTCCGCGAACACATCGTTCCCGGCCTCTTCACCATCGATTATCTCCGGAAACTCGCTTTCGGCACTAAGATCGAGACCTTGAGTCCAGGCCGTTGCATCACCGTAACCTCCGATACGCTTCATCGGAACACGAACAACACCGCCGCGAAG GTCTTCGTCGGAGGAGTGGAGATCACGCAACCGGATCTGTTCAACAACGGCATGGTCGTAGTTCACGGCCTTCAAGGTTACGTCTCTCCGTTATCTCCGTTCTCTTGCGACGTGGAGAGGATGAACTCGCTCTCGTTTCCGTTCCATCCAGATCACCGATCCGGTCACGCTCAGCACCATCTCCACCACTCCAACAGCGCCACGGTGCAGCCTGCTGCTATGATGCGCCTGATGCTCCGAGATGCGATGCTGAGGCTCCGCAACAACGGCTTCGGCATCCTCGCCCTCGCGATGAAGGTGAAGTACGCGGAGCTCGTGACGCTCAACAACATGACCGTGTTCGCCGTCGACGACCTCTCCATCTTCTCCGGTTCGCACGCGTACATCGGCAACGTCAGATTCCACATCGTGCCGAACCATTACCTCTCCATCGCAGATCTCGAGAAGCTTCCGGTCGGAACTGCTCTGCCGACGCTGGAGAGAGGCCAGTCGCTGCTCATCACTACCTCCGGCAGAGGAGAGACCTTGGCGCCGATGAGGATTAACTACGTTAGGGTTAAGGTCGCGGATGTGATTCGCAACGTGAAGATCGTGGTGCATAGTGTGTATTTGCCGTTTCCACATATTAATCCTGTGGCTGCGGCTTATGACAGTATCTTAGGCGGTGGTGAAGGAGCGTCGGAAGGAGCGGGGAATATTGCAGATTCTGCAGATCAGACGACGCAAGGGACGTGTTCTGTCGTTGACGGGCGTGGAAGTTGCGTCTTGCCTACGATGCCTGATCAGGTTCAGGTCAAGCCAATGGTGGAGATCGAAGACCACCATGGCCTGTGA
- the LOC114413143 gene encoding protein CELLULOSE SYNTHASE INTERACTIVE 1-like: MATSLAWRLSANNGTTLAANDLERNGDGRTQDSEPPTPHSVMKMGLRERNSSMEDPDGTLASVAQCIEQLRQSSSSVQEKEYSLRQLLELIDLRENAFGAVGSHSQAVPVLVSLLRSGSFNVKIQAATVLGSLCKENELRVKVLLGGSIPPLLGLLKSSSTEGQIAAAKTIYAVSQGGVKDHVGSKIFSTEGVVPVLWVQLKTGLKAGNVVEGLLTGALKNLSSNTEGFWNATIQAGGVDILVKLLAMGQPSSLANVCNLLASVMMEDASVCSKVLTAEVTKQLLNLLGPGNDDSVRAEAAGALNSLSAQCKEARREIANANGIPALINATIAPSKEYMQGECAQALQENAMCALANISGGLSFVISSLGQSLESCTSPTQIADTLGALASALMIYDNKAESTRASDPLVVEQTLLKQFKPRLPFLVQERTIEALASLYGNSILSNKLANSDAKHLLVGLITMAANEVQDELIKALLTLCKSEGSLWRALQGREGVQLLISLLGLSSEQQQECAVALLCLLSYENDESKWAITAAGGIPPLVQILETGSAKAKEDSATILKNLCNHSEDIRACVESADAVPALLWLLKNGSPNGKDIAAKTLNHLIHKSDTTTISQLTALLTSDLPDSKVYVLDALRSMLSVAPLSEILREGSAASDAFDTMIILLSSTKEETQAKSASALAGIFETRKDVRESSIAVKTLLSAMKLLNAESESILTESSHCLAAIFLSIKENRDVAVVARDTLSTLVALANSSVLEVAEMAMCALANLILDSEIAEKAIAEEVILPATRILCEGTISGKTHAAAAIARLLHSQDVDYGVTDCVNRAGTVLALVSFLDSAVNGSVATSEALEALAILSRSEETSANIKSACAVLAEFPKSISPIVLCIVDSEPMLQDKTIEILSRLCKDQPVVLGDTIVSAPGCISSIAKRIISSTNVKVKIGGAALLICTAKANHQRLVEDLNSSNLCANLIRSLVDMLTSAQPSLGYLDGDKKEFISICRYTREEANGCESNTSTSIICGADLAIWLLSILACHGEKNKIAIMEAGAIDVLIDRISNCFSQYSQIDYNEDSSMWIHALLLAILFQNRDIIRAHPTIKSVPALTSLLKSEESANKYFAAQSIASLVCNGSRGTLLSVANSGAAGGLISLLGCADTDIQDLLELSEEFSLVRYPDQVALERLFRVDDIRGGATSRKAIPALVDLLKPIPDRPGAPFLALGLLTQLGKDCPSNMSVMVESGALEALTKYLSLSPQDATEEAATDLLGILFSSAEIRKHESAYGAVAQLVAVLRLGGRGARYSAAKALESLFSADHIRNAEIARQAVQPLVEILSTGSEKEQHAAIAALVGLLSENPSRALAVADVEMNAVEVLCRIISSNCSMDLKGDAAELCCALFGNTRIRSTAAAACCVEPLVSLLVTELSPAQLSVVRALDRLVDDEQLAELVAAHGAVVPLVGLLSGRNYILHEAISRALVKLGKDRPACKMEMVKAGVIESVLDILHEAPDYLCAAFAELLRILTNNASIAKGSSAAKVVEPLFLLLTRQEFGPDGQHSALQVLVNILEHPQCRADHSLTSRQVIEPLIHLLDSPISAVQQLAAELLSHLLVEERLQKDPVTQQAIGPLIRVLGSGIHILQQRAVKALVSIALTWPNEIAKEGGVIEISKVILQADPSLPHALWESAASVLSSILQFSSEFYLEVPIAVLVRLLRSGSESTVVGALNALLVLENDDGTSAEAMAESGAIEALLELLRSHQCEETAARLLEVLLNNVKIRETKVTKSAIVPLSQYLLDPQTQAQQARLLATLALGDLFQNEALARTSDAVSACRALVNVLEEQPTEEMKVVAICALQNLVMYSRSNRRAVAEAGGVQVVLDLIGSSDPETSIQAAMFVKLLFSNNTIQEYASSETVRAITAAIEKDLWASGTVNDEYLKALNSLFTNFPRLRATEPATLSIPHLVTALKTGSEACQEAALDALFLLRQAWSACPAEVSRAQSIAAADAIPLLQYLIQSGPPRFQEKAEFLLQCLPGTLVVIIKRGNNMKQSVGNPSVYCKLTLGNTPPRQTQVVSTGPNPEWGESFSWTFESPPKGQKLHISCKNKSKVGKSKFGKVTIQIDRVVMLGSVAGEYALLPQSKSGPPRNLEIEFQWSNK; this comes from the exons GAAAGAAATGGTGACGGGAGGACTCAAGATTCAGAGCCCCCAACTCCACATTCTGTTATGAAAATGGGATTGAG AGAGCGTAACAGCAGCATGGAGGATCCAGATGGGACATTAGCTAGTGTTGCCCAATGCATTGAGCAGCTGCGTCAGAGCTCATCTTCTGTGCAGGAGAAAGAGTATTCCTTAAGGCAGTTATTGGAGCTTATAGATCTGCGTGAAAATGCTTTTGGTGCTGTTGGATCTCACTCTCAGGCAGTTCCAGTACTTGTTTCCCTTCTCCGGTCCGGTTCATTCAATGTGAAGATACAAGCAGCAACTGTCTTGGGTTCCCTTTGTAAAGAAAATGAGCTAAGGGTGAAGGTCTTGCTTGGAGGAAGCATTCCTCCATTGCTTGGTCTACTAAAGTCCAGTTCTACTGAAGGCCAAATTGCTGCTGCAAAGACTATTTATGCCGTCTCTCAGGGTGGTGTAAAAGATCATGTTGGTTCAAAAATTTTTTCGACTGAAGGAGTTGTACCAGTGCTCTGGGTGCAGCTGAAAACTGGCCTGAAGGCAGGAAATGTAGTTGAAGGTTTATTGACTGGTGCATTGAAAAATCTCTCCAGCAATACCGAGGGATTCTGGAATGCAACAATACAAGCTGGAGGAGTGGACATATTAGTGAAGTTACTGGCAATGGGACAGCCTAGCAGTTTAGCTAATGTGTGCAATTTACTTGCTTCTgtaatgatggaggatgcatctGTTTGTTCAAAGGTGTTGACAGCGGAGGTGACAAAGCAACTTCTGAACCTATTAGGCCCAGGTAATGATGACTCTGTTAGAGCTGAAGCAGCTGGTGCTCTGAATTCTCTTTCTGCCCAGTGCAAAGAGGCACGGCGAGAGATAGCCAATGCTAATGGTATTCCTGCTTTGATCAATGCTACCATAGCTCCTTCCAAAGAATACATGCAGGGTGAGTGTGCTCAAGCATTACAGGAGAATGCTATGTGTGCTCTAGCAAACATCTCTGGGGGTTTGTCTTTTGTCATATCTAGCCTTGGCCAAAGTCTTGAATCATGCACCTCACCTACCCAAATTGCGGACACATTAGGAGCTTTGGCATCAGCTCTCATGATATATGATAACAAGGCAGAATCTACCAGAGCATCAGATCCTTTGGTTGTCGAGCAGACATTACTCAAGCAATTTAAACCTCGCTTGCCCTTCCTTGTACAGGAACGAACCATTGAAGCGCTTGCTAGTTTGTATGGAAATTCCATACTTTCAAATAAACTTGCAAATTCTGATGCAAAACATCTGCTTGTTGGTTTGATAACAATGGCCGCCAATGAAGTTCAAGACGAGCTTATAAAAGCTCTGTTGACACTGTGCAAAAGTGAAGGAAGTCTATGGCGTGCACTTCAGGGCCGTGAAGGGGTTCAGCTATTGATATCTCTTTTGGGGCTTTCATCAGAACAGCAGCAAGAGTGTGCAGTTGCCCTGCTTTGCCTTCTATcatatgaaaatgatgaaagtaAATGGGCAATTACTGCTGCTGGTGGCATACCTCCACTTGTTCAAATTTTGGAGACAGGATCTGCAAAAGCAAAGGAAGATTCAGCTACAATCCTTAAGAACCTGTGCAATCATAGCGAAGATATACGTGCTTGCGTTGAAAGTGCTGATGCTGTTCCTGCATTGTTGTGGCTATTGAAGAATGGAAGCCCAAATGGGAAGGATATTGCAGCAAAGactttaaatcatttaatacaTAAATCTGATACTACAACCATTAGTCAGCTTACAGCGTTATTGACTAGTGATCTTCCTGATTCTAAGGTTTATGTCTTGGATGCTTTGAGAAGTATGCTTTCTGTTGCTCCCCTTAGTGAAATTTTACGTGAAGGTAGTGCTGCCAGTGATGCATTTGATACCATGATAATATTATTGAGCTCTACCAAAGAAGAAACTCAGGCAAAGTCTGCATCAGCTCTGGCAGGAATTTTTGAAACAAGGAAAGATGTGCGTGAAAGTAGCATTGCGGTTAAAACTCTTTTGTCAGCCATGAAATTGCTTAATGCTGAATCTGAAAGTATCCTGACTGAGTCCTCACACTGCCTGGCTGCAATATTTCTTTCCATCAAAGAGAACAGGGATGTAGCTGTTGTTGCCAGAGACACATTATCAACCCTAGTTGCACTAGCAAACTCTTCAGTTTTGGAAGTTGCAGAGATGGCCATGTGTGCTCTGGCAAACCTCATTTTGGACAGTGAGATTGCAGAGAAAGCTATTGCAGAAGAAGTTATCTTACCCGCTACTAGAATATTATGTGAAGGCACAATTTCTGGAAAAACCCATGCTGCAGCAGCAATTGCTCGTCTCCTGCATTCTCAGGATGTTGATTATGGTGTAACTGATTGTGTGAATCGTGCTGGAACTGTTCTTGCATTAGTTTCTTTCTTAGATTCTGCTGTTAATGGGTCTGTTGCCACATCAGAAGCTCTAGAAGCACTTGCCATCCTGTCAAGGTCAGAAGAGACCAGTGCAAATATTAAATCTGCTTGTGCAGTTTTGGCTGAATTCCCTAAAAGCATAAGCCCAATTGTCTTGTGCATTGTTGATTCAGAGCCAATGCTGCAGGATAAAACAATTGAGATTTTATCTCGATTATGTAAGGATCAGCCTGTTGTTTTAGGCGATACTATCGTGTCAGCACCTGGATGTATATCTTCAATAGCTAAAAGGATAATTAGTTCCACAAATGTAAAGGTCAAAATTGGGGGAGCAGCACTTCTTATTTGTACTGCAAAAGCCAATCATCAGAGACTGGTGGAGGATCTCAATTCATCAAACCTGTGTGCCAATCTTATTCGGTCTCTTGTTGATATGCTTACTTCTGCACAGCCTTCGTTGGGTTACCTGGATGGTGACAAGAAGGAATTCATTAGCATATGCAGGTACACAAGAGAAGAGGCCAACGGTTGTGAATCCAACACTAGCACCAGCATTATATGTGGTGCTGACTTGGCGATATGGTTACTGTCTATTCTTGCTTGTCatggtgaaaaaaataaaattgcaataatGGAGGCTGGAGCAATTGATGTTCTCATTGACAGGATCTCAAATTGTTTCTCACAATATTCTCAG ATTGACTACAACGAAGATAGCAGCATGTGGattcatgctttgttgttggcaatattatttcaaaatagagATATCATACGGGCACATCCAACCATAAAATCTGTACCAGCACTTACCAGTTTATTGAAGTCAGAGGAATCAGCAAACAAATATTTTGCTGCACAATCAATAGCTAGCCTTGTCTGTAATGGTAGCCGGGGAACACTTTTGTCAGTGGCAAATTCTGGGGCAGCAGGTGGACTTATCTCTTTGCTTGGCTGTGCTGATACTGATATACAGGATCTTCTGGAATTATCAGAGGAATTTTCTTTGGTACGTTATCCTGATCAAGTGGCTCTTGAGAGGTTATTTAGAGTTGATGATATAAGAGGGGGAGCCACTTCTCGGAAGGCAATACCTGCCCTAGTTGATCTGCTCAAACCAATTCCAGATCGTCCAGGAGCACCATTTTTGGCACTTGGGCTTTTGACTCAGCTTGGTAAAGATTGTCCTTCAAATATGAGTGTAATGGTGGAGTCTGGGGCCTTAGAGGCACTTACGAAGTATCTTTCACTGAGTCCACAAGATGCAACTGAAGAAGCTGCTACAGATCTGCTAGGAATTCTGTTTAGCAGTGCTGAAATACGAAAACATGAATCAGCATATGGTGCTGTTGCTCAACTTGTAGCTGTTCTACGTTTAGGGGGAAGAGGTGCAAGGTATAGTGCTGCAAAAGCCTTGGAAAGTTTGTTTTCTGCTGACCACATTAGAAATGCAGAGATTGCTCGGCAAGCTGTTCAACCGTTGGTGGAGATTCTCAGTACAGGTTCAGAAAAGGAGCAGCATGCTGCCATTGCTGCATTGGTTGGGTTACTGAGTGAAAATCCATCAAGAGCACTTGCTGTTGCTGATGTTGAGATGAATGCAGTGGAAGTTCTTTGTAGGATCATTTCATCAAATTGTTCAATGGACTTGAAAGGGGATGCTGCCGAATTATGTTGTGCTCTTTTTGGAAATACAAGGATTCGGTCCACAGCAGCTGCTGCATGCTGTGTTGAACCACTTGTCTCTCTCCTTGTAACTGAGCTCAGTCCTGCTCAGCTTTCAGTTGTCCGGGCATTGGATAGGCTTGTTGATGATGAGCAATTGGCTGAATTAGTTGCTGCACATGGTGCAGTTGTTCCTCTTGTTGGTCTACTGTCTGGTAGGAACTATATACTTCATGAGGCTATTTCCAGGGCTCTGGTCAAGTTAGGAAAAGACAGGCCTGCATGTAAAATGGAAATGGTGAAAGCTGGAGTTATTGAAAGCGTACTTGACATCTTACATGAAGCACCTGATTATCTATGTGCAGCTTTTGCTGAATTGTTGCGTATATTGACCAATAATGCTAGCATAGCTAAAGGATCATCTGCTGCTAAAGTGGTTGAAccattgtttttgttgttgacaAGACAGGAATTTGGGCCTGATGGACAGCACAGTGCATTGCAGGTTTTGGTTAATATCTTAGAACATCCACAGTGCCGCGCTGACCATTCATTGACTTCTCGCCAAGTTATTGAACCACTTATCCATTTGCTTGATTCTCCAATTTCAGCAGTACAACAGTTGGCTGCTGAGCTTCTTTCACATCTACTTGTAGAAGAGCGCCTTCAGAAGGATCCAGTGACACAGCAAGCAATTGGCCCTCTCATTCGAGTTCTTGGTTCTGGTATACACATATTGCAGCAGAGAGCTGTAAAAGCCCTAGTTAGTATTGCACTAACATGGCCTAATGAAATTGCTAAAGAGGGTGGTGTTATTGAAATTTCCAAAGTTATATTGCAAGCTGACCCTTCCCTTCCTCATGCTTTATGGGAATCTGCTGCCTCGGTTTTGTCAAGTATTCTGCAGTTTAGCTCTGAATTCTACTTGGAAGTTCCTATTGCTGTACTGGTAAGGTTGCTTCGATCAGGCTCAGAGAGCACAGTTGTTGGTGCTTTAAATGCTCTTTTAGTGTTGGAAAATGATGACGGAACTAGTGCAGAAGCTATGGCTGAAAGTGGTGCTATAGAGGCTCTCTTGGAGCTCCTACGATCTCATCAGTGTGAGGAAACTGCTGCAAGACTTTTAGAAGTATTGCTGAACAATGTGAAGATTCGAGAAACGAAAGTAACAAAATCAGCTATCGTACCATTATCCCAGTATCTTTTGGACCCACAAACTCAAGCACAGCAGGCAAGGTTGTTGGCAACTTTGGCTCTTGGGGATCTGTTTCAGAATGAGGCTCTTGCTCGAACAAGTGATGCAGTTTCAGCTTGTCGTGCTTTAGTGAATGTGCTTGAAGAGCAACCAACAGAAGAGATGAAAGTCGTAGCCATATGTGCTTTGCAGAATCTTGTGATGTATAGTCGATCAAATAGGAGAGCAGTTGCAGAGGCTGGTGGTGTTCAGGTTGTATTGGATCTGATAGGTTCAAGTGATCCAGAAACATCAATTCAGGCGGCAATGTTTGTTAAACTTCTCTTCTCAAATAATACTATTCAAGAGTATGCTTCTAGTGAAACAGTCAGAGCAATTACTG CTGCTATTGAGAAAGATTTATGGGCTTCTGGAACTGTGAATGATGAGTATCTGAAAGCCTTAAATTCTCTATTTACCAACTTCCCAAGACTTAGAGCAACTGAACCAGCAACGCTTAGCATTCCCCATCTGGTTACAGCCTTAAAGACAGGTTCAGAGGCTTGTCAGGAAGCTGCATTGGATGCACTTTTCCTGCTCAGACAAGCTTGGTCAGCATGCCCAGCTGAAGTTTCTAGAGCTCAGTCAATTGCAGCTGCAGATGCTATTCCATTGCTGCAGTACTTAATCCAGTCTGGGCCGCCTCGGTTTCAGGAGAAAGCAGAATTTTTATTGCAGTGTTTACCAGGGACATTGGTGGTGATCATCAAGCGTGGTAACAATATGAAACAGTCTGTTGGAAACCCTAGTGTTTACTGCAAGCTTACACTTGGCAACACTCCACCAAGGCAAACCCAG GTGGTTTCAACTGGCCCTAATCCAGAATGGGGTGAGAGCTTTTCATGGACCTTTGAGAGTCCTCCAAAAGGCCAGAAGCTTCATATTTCTTGCAAAAATAAGAGCAAAGTGGGAAAG AGTAAATTTGGGAAAGTTACAATCCAGATTGATCGAGTGGTAATGCTTGGATCAGTAGCTGGAGAGTATGCTTTGTTGCCTCAAAGTAAAAGTGGCCCCCCGCGGAATCTAGAAATAGAATTTCAGTGGTCTAACAAATGA
- the LOC114413142 gene encoding heavy metal-associated isoprenylated plant protein 23-like, which yields MGVGGTLEYLSDLMGSGHHHHKKKKKQFQTVELKVRMDCDGCELKVKNALSSLSGVKSVEINRKQQKVTVTGYVEPNKVLKKAKSTGKKAEIWPYVPYNLVVHPYAVPSYDKKAPPGYVRRVEAPAHTGTITRYEDPYITMFSDDNPNACSIM from the exons ATGGGAGTTGGAGGTACATTGGAGTACTTGTCTGATCTAATGGGCAGtggccaccaccaccacaagaagaagaagaagcagttcCAAACCGTGGAGCTAAAGGTGAGAATGGATTGTGATGGTTGTGAGCTTAAGGTCAAAAACGCTCTCTCTTCACTAAGTG GGGTGAAATCTGTGGAGATAAACCGAAAACAGCAGAAAGTTACAGTAACTGGGTATGTTGAACCAAACAAGGTGCTGAAGAAGGCCAAATCAACAGGGAAGAAGGCTGAGATTTGGCCCTATGTGCCTTACAACTTGGTGGTTCATCCATATGCAGTTCCTTCTTATGACAAGAAGGCTCCTCCTGGTTATGTGAGGAGAGTGGAGGCCCCTGCTCACACTGGAACCATCACAAGATATGAAGACCCTTACATCACCATGTTCAGTGATGACAACCCAAATGCATGCTCTATCatgtag